The Pedobacter frigiditerrae genome segment ATGGGCATAAAGAACAGGCACTTGGAGAGAGAACTTGTATTTCATAGTGACAGGGGTATCCTATATGCCAACGATGAGTTTCACAGATGCCTTAAGGGACTACCCCCATACTGCAAAGTATGAGCAGAAAAGGCAATTGCTGGGACAATTCCATCGCCGAAAGCTTTTTTAAGACCATAAAAACGGAAATGAAATACCACAGAAAATTTGAAACTATGGCACAGACAAAACTTGAGATATTAGATTACATCGAAGTTTGGTACAATAGAAAAAGAAGACATTCTATACTTGATTACCTAATTCCAGTTCAGGTGGAACAGGAAATGA includes the following:
- a CDS encoding IS3 family transposase, which gives rise to MSRKGNCWDNSIAESFFKTIKTEMKYHRKFETMAQTKLEILDYIEVWYNRKRRHSILDYLIPVQVEQEMMKNKTEAA